From Selenomonas ruminantium AC2024, a single genomic window includes:
- a CDS encoding acyltransferase, with protein MQTATLPRKPRLAAIEYIRGISMMGVIGIHIGSQYIMNPAANIHLVALFETFTRFSVPIFFFISAFGLFYNLNINAPFDFVSFTKRRLKTVLIPYLAWSLLYLLHDGLLYGVGFPDPLHLLSVLFFGNAKYQLYFMVILLWFYLLMPLWIAIVRRLTLYRLGILLILQMAFDYWSSFDTAFNLYVYGLPDNSILKPFLMYRLNYWVLHYFFIFLLGGWLSVHSDKFMDFMKKHLHGLCCFFFFTLGGLMTYYYEKIYFDGYTALEAINTAHQLCPWGILYTMAASLFFFAIFTYQSYPKALNNLLHILGKHSYFAYLAHPLFITYIGLWLQNHGKLMTAPVVITFYWATLILSILAAIICRKIGEAIPILNKLTIGVYPKK; from the coding sequence ATGCAAACAGCAACTCTGCCCCGCAAGCCCAGGCTTGCCGCCATCGAATACATCCGTGGCATTTCCATGATGGGGGTTATTGGCATCCATATCGGTTCCCAGTACATCATGAACCCGGCGGCCAACATTCATCTGGTGGCACTCTTTGAAACCTTTACCCGGTTCAGCGTGCCCATCTTCTTCTTTATCTCTGCCTTTGGCCTGTTCTACAATCTGAACATCAACGCGCCCTTTGATTTCGTAAGTTTCACCAAGCGGCGTCTAAAGACCGTGCTGATTCCCTATCTTGCCTGGTCCCTGCTTTATCTCTTGCATGACGGTCTGCTCTACGGCGTCGGCTTTCCTGACCCGCTGCATTTGTTATCCGTCCTGTTCTTCGGCAATGCCAAGTATCAACTCTATTTCATGGTCATTCTCTTGTGGTTCTATCTCTTGATGCCCCTTTGGATTGCCATAGTACGCCGCCTGACCCTTTACCGTCTAGGCATCTTATTGATTTTGCAGATGGCCTTTGACTACTGGTCGAGCTTTGATACAGCCTTCAACCTCTACGTTTACGGCCTGCCCGATAACAGCATTCTCAAGCCTTTTTTGATGTACCGTCTCAACTACTGGGTGCTCCATTACTTCTTCATCTTCCTGCTGGGTGGCTGGCTTTCCGTTCACAGCGATAAGTTCATGGACTTTATGAAAAAACATCTTCATGGACTCTGCTGCTTTTTCTTCTTCACCTTGGGCGGCCTTATGACCTATTACTACGAGAAGATTTACTTTGACGGCTACACGGCACTTGAGGCCATCAACACGGCGCATCAACTCTGCCCTTGGGGGATTCTCTACACCATGGCCGCCAGCCTGTTCTTCTTTGCCATCTTCACCTATCAGAGCTATCCCAAAGCCCTAAACAATCTGCTCCATATCTTAGGCAAACATTCCTACTTCGCCTATCTGGCCCATCCCCTGTTCATCACCTACATCGGCCTGTGGCTGCAGAACCACGGCAAACTTATGACCGCGCCTGTTGTTATCACCTTCTACTGGGCAACGCTGATACTCTCCATTCTGGCCGCTATTATCTGCCGGAAAATCGGCGAAGCCATTCCCATCCTCAATAAACTCACCATCGGTGTTTATCCGAAAAAATAA
- a CDS encoding condensation domain-containing protein translates to MEKYTVAELPLDEQNVLEQLYGGQMNENQGYSPNHILYVRELTTAEEGLFTNCTSFQPLGVLVQNLYKIRGRLLPPHFNRALYKMVEECDALRLNYCSVGKRILAVVFQERRVLAPVVYRNLEGIEEDELDATLHRIMDADLRQGIDVRHGCLMRFSIFHTHNDEYAVLVTAVQAVLTDFDVRKLFVRALGLKWEESAQPANGAMMQKSAMAAPVREYWKKILGNFPQNCRIPKYGKTSIPVPRHRAYFTHLPAPILSDLREKAKDKKSMLMAILQTAWGLFLLQENRCRDVGFCLRVPRREKGADGQSRIPSLVPLRLQVENDNVTIQEIVNKLFQQFVISQPYAALGRSDIESLMGKQKGIFDHFLDFCDFHYETHSFEKAPGAVDGQLILQKFWDGRDNKLSIAFHHEEHQLSISMQYDERFFDRERIEILVKEYLQVLQQMLTDWNLPIGVFQERLGNRLERVENSVTERVDSRAVLQDYLSRITLFKELDRGFIQRFMEYARLDVYFEGDRLAGKDLDGQMVFLGMGRVARSIELGDGWYHTLDIQKEGGWLNETVLLPDRKGDMALEVLTERAVILTVPLDKAHIIMDKTPLMPKCVIQYVIRQMEKYQRLWIQS, encoded by the coding sequence ATGGAAAAATACACCGTAGCTGAGCTGCCTTTGGACGAGCAAAATGTGCTGGAACAACTCTATGGCGGACAGATGAATGAAAATCAGGGCTATTCGCCCAATCATATTCTCTATGTGCGGGAGCTTACAACAGCAGAAGAAGGGCTGTTTACGAATTGTACATCCTTTCAGCCTTTAGGTGTGTTGGTGCAAAATTTGTACAAAATCCGGGGCAGATTGCTGCCGCCGCATTTTAATCGGGCACTGTATAAAATGGTAGAAGAATGTGACGCCCTGCGCCTGAACTACTGCTCGGTGGGCAAGCGCATTTTGGCTGTGGTCTTTCAAGAACGGCGTGTGCTTGCCCCGGTTGTCTATCGCAATTTGGAAGGCATAGAAGAAGATGAACTTGATGCAACCTTGCACCGTATTATGGATGCAGATTTGCGTCAGGGCATTGATGTGCGTCATGGGTGCCTGATGCGGTTTTCCATCTTTCACACCCACAATGATGAATATGCGGTGCTGGTAACGGCTGTGCAGGCCGTGCTGACGGATTTTGATGTGCGCAAGCTCTTTGTCAGAGCCTTAGGCTTAAAATGGGAGGAAAGTGCGCAGCCAGCCAATGGCGCCATGATGCAGAAGTCTGCCATGGCGGCCCCTGTGCGGGAGTACTGGAAAAAGATACTCGGGAACTTCCCCCAGAATTGCCGTATTCCCAAGTATGGCAAAACCTCCATTCCTGTCCCCAGACATCGGGCATATTTTACGCATTTGCCCGCGCCCATTTTGTCGGATTTGCGGGAAAAGGCCAAAGACAAGAAGAGCATGCTCATGGCCATCCTGCAGACGGCTTGGGGGCTTTTCCTGCTTCAGGAAAATAGATGCCGGGATGTAGGTTTCTGCCTGCGGGTGCCCCGCCGGGAAAAAGGTGCTGACGGACAGAGCCGCATTCCAAGTTTGGTGCCCCTGCGCCTGCAAGTGGAAAATGACAATGTCACCATACAGGAAATCGTGAATAAACTGTTCCAGCAGTTTGTAATTTCCCAGCCGTATGCCGCTTTGGGCCGCTCGGATATCGAAAGTCTGATGGGCAAGCAGAAGGGGATTTTTGACCATTTTTTGGATTTTTGTGATTTCCACTATGAGACCCACTCCTTTGAGAAAGCTCCGGGAGCTGTGGATGGGCAGCTTATTCTGCAAAAGTTCTGGGATGGACGGGATAACAAATTAAGTATAGCCTTCCATCATGAGGAACATCAGTTGTCCATAAGCATGCAATACGATGAACGCTTTTTTGACCGGGAGAGAATCGAAATTTTGGTCAAGGAATATCTGCAGGTCCTCCAACAGATGCTGACGGATTGGAATCTGCCGATAGGCGTTTTCCAGGAGAGATTGGGCAACCGCCTGGAGAGAGTGGAGAACTCTGTTACCGAGAGAGTGGACAGCCGTGCCGTATTGCAGGATTATTTGTCTCGTATCACTCTGTTCAAGGAATTGGACCGTGGATTCATTCAGCGCTTTATGGAATATGCCCGGTTGGATGTCTATTTTGAAGGGGACCGTCTGGCGGGGAAGGATTTGGATGGACAAATGGTCTTTTTGGGAATGGGCCGGGTGGCTCGCAGTATCGAATTGGGTGACGGCTGGTACCATACGCTCGATATCCAGAAGGAAGGCGGCTGGCTCAATGAAACGGTGCTGCTGCCAGATAGAAAGGGCGATATGGCCTTGGAAGTGCTTACGGAGCGGGCGGTGATTCTCACTGTTCCCTTGGATAAGGCACATATTATTATGGACAAGACCCCATTGATGCCCAAGTGCGTTATCCAATACGTTATCCGGCAGATGGAAAAATATCAGCGGTTGTGGATTCAATCCTAA
- a CDS encoding NUDIX domain-containing protein — protein METSDKDLIEEKTGSEKIFDGNLLHVYKDTVKLPNGGEATREWIKHPGASAVIPLTDDGQVILVKQYRYPIGRITLEIPAGKLDAPDEDPLLCAERELSEETGYKAEKVTKLTTIATTVGFSNEYIHIYAATGLTAGKQHTDEDEFINVVKMPLAKAVELVLNGEIFDAKSVTAILMLERSQKEK, from the coding sequence ATGGAAACAAGTGATAAAGATTTAATCGAAGAAAAAACTGGCAGTGAAAAGATTTTTGACGGAAACCTGCTGCATGTCTATAAAGATACGGTAAAGCTGCCCAATGGCGGCGAAGCTACGCGCGAGTGGATTAAGCATCCTGGTGCTTCCGCCGTGATTCCGCTGACGGATGATGGTCAGGTGATTCTCGTGAAGCAGTATCGCTATCCCATCGGCCGCATTACCTTGGAGATTCCGGCAGGAAAGCTCGATGCTCCCGATGAGGACCCGCTGCTTTGCGCTGAGCGGGAACTGTCCGAGGAAACGGGTTACAAGGCCGAGAAAGTTACGAAGCTGACGACCATTGCCACAACTGTAGGATTTTCCAATGAGTACATTCATATCTATGCGGCTACGGGCCTTACGGCGGGCAAGCAGCATACCGATGAGGATGAGTTCATCAATGTGGTGAAGATGCCGCTGGCAAAGGCTGTGGAGTTGGTGCTGAACGGCGAAATCTTCGATGCCAAGTCGGTGACGGCGATTTTGATGTTGGAACGCAGCCAGAAGGAGAAATAA
- a CDS encoding site-2 protease family protein — MFDFDIMHIIAGLPGLLIAMVIHEYAHAQVAVWLGDFTPRLMGRLTLNPKAHVDPIGMLMLFLVHFGWAKPVMINPRNFKNPKRDDILVSLAGPMANFVTAFLALVALLVYLRVGGDMTAGVSMVFQMIIEFNIGFGIFNLIPLPPLDGSHVLMQLLPRDMAYKLAELERYSFLILIVLLMTPVLSMILIPCRAFIWQVFMLLLRPFI, encoded by the coding sequence ATGTTTGATTTTGATATAATGCATATTATTGCCGGCCTGCCCGGACTTTTGATTGCCATGGTCATTCATGAATACGCCCATGCGCAGGTGGCAGTATGGTTGGGGGATTTTACTCCTCGTCTGATGGGCCGCCTTACGCTTAATCCCAAGGCGCATGTAGACCCCATTGGTATGCTGATGCTGTTTTTGGTTCATTTTGGCTGGGCAAAGCCTGTTATGATTAACCCGCGGAATTTCAAAAATCCCAAGCGGGATGATATTCTGGTATCGCTGGCTGGCCCTATGGCGAATTTTGTCACGGCCTTTTTAGCGCTGGTAGCCCTGCTGGTTTACCTGCGGGTGGGCGGCGATATGACCGCCGGCGTGTCCATGGTCTTTCAGATGATTATTGAGTTCAATATCGGCTTTGGCATCTTCAACTTGATTCCCCTGCCGCCCTTGGACGGTTCCCATGTACTGATGCAGCTGCTGCCCCGGGATATGGCCTACAAACTGGCCGAGCTGGAGCGCTACAGCTTTTTGATTCTCATTGTGCTGCTGATGACGCCGGTGCTCAGCATGATTTTGATTCCTTGTCGGGCTTTTATCTGGCAGGTTTTCATGTTACTGTTACGGCCTTTTATCTAA
- a CDS encoding segregation and condensation protein A, with translation MEDYKIKIDAFEGPMDLLMHLIEKNKIDIYDIPIAELTRQYLDYLDKFREFNMEIASSFLVMAATLLQIKSRMMLPKAPQAEGEPEEDPRFELVQRILEYRKFKQVSQVLGDMAGVQERFVAREPMELPVHHLPPGNLSLRQLVEAFHTVLSVKEELSIPKALVEPEEYSIKDKMEDIILLLGRSRGKLLFSEAFRSGTRGELIVTFLALLELMKLRTVTVKQQRSFAEIYICVREEEVHA, from the coding sequence ATGGAAGATTACAAGATTAAAATTGATGCCTTTGAAGGTCCCATGGACCTTCTGATGCATCTCATTGAGAAGAACAAGATTGATATATACGATATTCCCATTGCGGAGCTGACCCGCCAGTATCTGGACTATCTGGACAAATTCCGGGAGTTCAATATGGAGATTGCCAGCTCCTTTCTGGTGATGGCGGCAACGCTTTTGCAGATTAAATCCCGCATGATGCTGCCCAAGGCACCACAGGCAGAAGGGGAGCCCGAGGAGGACCCCCGCTTCGAGCTGGTACAGCGGATTTTGGAATACCGCAAGTTCAAACAGGTCAGTCAGGTGCTCGGAGATATGGCAGGCGTGCAGGAGCGCTTTGTGGCCCGTGAGCCCATGGAACTGCCGGTGCATCATCTGCCACCGGGAAATCTCTCTTTGCGCCAGCTGGTGGAGGCTTTCCATACGGTGCTCTCCGTCAAGGAGGAGCTTTCCATCCCAAAAGCCTTGGTGGAACCGGAGGAATACAGTATCAAGGACAAGATGGAAGATATTATTCTGCTGCTGGGACGCAGCCGGGGGAAGCTGCTCTTTTCCGAGGCGTTCCGCTCCGGCACCAGAGGGGAACTCATCGTAACCTTTCTGGCCCTGCTGGAACTCATGAAGCTGCGGACGGTAACGGTCAAGCAGCAGCGTTCCTTTGCGGAAATCTATATCTGTGTCCGGGAGGAGGAAGTTCATGCCTGA
- a CDS encoding SufB/SufD family protein, whose product MLKMDEIQKRLLLEVADLHDVPMGAYNLRANGKSVGRGSSANIEITSKEDGSGIDIRIKPGTKNESVHIPVVMSESGMKETVYNDFYIGEGADVVIVAGCGIDNCGTQDSEHDGVHRFFVGENAKVKYVEKHYGSGDGKGQRILNPVTEVTMEAGSSMEMEMVQIKGVDSTSRTTKANLKADASLIVRERLMTHGTQYAYSEYEVTLDGENASADVVSRGVAKDKSYQKLDLRIVGNAACHGHTECDSIIMDEGRILAVPSLEANNVDAMLVHEAAIGKIAGDQLIKLMTLGLTEKEAEEQIVNGFLK is encoded by the coding sequence ATGTTGAAGATGGACGAGATACAGAAAAGACTGCTGCTGGAGGTGGCTGACCTGCACGATGTCCCCATGGGGGCTTACAATCTGCGCGCTAACGGCAAGTCCGTGGGCCGTGGCAGCAGTGCCAATATCGAAATCACCTCCAAGGAAGACGGTTCCGGCATTGATATCCGCATCAAGCCCGGCACCAAGAATGAGAGTGTACACATTCCTGTAGTCATGAGCGAAAGCGGCATGAAGGAAACGGTGTACAACGACTTCTACATCGGCGAAGGAGCTGATGTGGTAATTGTGGCAGGCTGTGGCATTGACAACTGCGGCACCCAGGATTCGGAACACGATGGCGTTCACCGCTTCTTTGTGGGCGAAAATGCCAAGGTCAAATATGTGGAAAAACATTACGGTTCCGGCGATGGCAAAGGCCAGCGCATTCTGAATCCCGTAACGGAAGTGACCATGGAAGCAGGTAGTTCCATGGAGATGGAAATGGTACAGATTAAGGGCGTGGATTCCACCAGCCGTACCACCAAGGCAAACCTCAAGGCAGATGCCAGCCTGATTGTGCGCGAACGCCTGATGACGCACGGCACGCAGTATGCTTACAGTGAATACGAAGTGACGCTGGATGGCGAAAATGCCAGCGCTGATGTAGTGTCCCGCGGCGTAGCCAAGGACAAGTCCTATCAGAAGCTGGATTTGCGCATCGTGGGCAACGCAGCCTGCCATGGCCATACGGAGTGTGACTCCATCATCATGGACGAGGGCAGAATTCTGGCTGTGCCGTCCCTGGAAGCCAACAATGTGGATGCCATGCTGGTGCATGAAGCAGCTATCGGCAAGATTGCCGGGGACCAGCTCATCAAGCTGATGACTTTGGGCCTAACGGAAAAAGAAGCCGAAGAACAAATTGTCAACGGCTTCTTAAAGTGA